From a single Leclercia sp. AS011 genomic region:
- the gstA gene encoding glutathione transferase GstA, which yields MKLFYKPGACSLASHITLRESGKDFTLNGVDLMKKRLENGDDFFAVNPKGQVPALLLEDGTLLTEGVAIMQYLADGVADRQLLAPTGSIARYKTLEWMNYIATELHKGFTPLFRPDTPEEYKPTVRALLEKKLQYVNESLKDEQWICGQRFTIADAYLFTVLRWARAVKLNMEGLSHIDAYMQRMAERPAVAAALEAEGLK from the coding sequence ATGAAACTGTTCTATAAACCAGGCGCCTGCTCTCTTGCCTCCCATATTACCCTGCGCGAGAGCGGTAAAGATTTCACCCTTAACGGTGTGGATCTGATGAAGAAGCGTCTGGAAAACGGCGATGATTTTTTCGCGGTGAATCCTAAAGGCCAGGTCCCGGCGCTACTGCTGGAAGACGGTACTCTGCTGACCGAAGGGGTTGCGATCATGCAATACCTGGCGGATGGCGTTGCGGATCGCCAACTGCTGGCCCCGACCGGCAGCATCGCCCGCTATAAGACCCTCGAATGGATGAACTACATCGCCACCGAGCTGCACAAAGGCTTTACCCCGCTGTTCCGCCCGGATACCCCGGAAGAGTACAAACCGACCGTACGCGCTCTGCTGGAGAAAAAACTGCAGTACGTGAACGAGTCGCTGAAAGACGAGCAGTGGATCTGCGGTCAGCGCTTTACGATTGCCGATGCCTATCTATTTACCGTTCTGCGCTGGGCGCGGGCCGTGAAGCTGAATATGGAAGGGTTGAGCCATATTGACGCGTATATGCAGCGTATGGCGGAGCGTCCTGCCGTGGCGGCAGCGCTGGAAGCGGAAGGGTTGAAGTAA
- the mliC gene encoding C-type lysozyme inhibitor has product MKKLLLALSPFLLASCSVYNQFVERMQTDTLAYQCEEKPLTVKLNNPRQEVSFVYDNKLLTLKQGMSASGTRYSDGVYVFWSKGDSATVYKRDRIVLNNCQIENPKR; this is encoded by the coding sequence ATGAAAAAACTGCTTCTTGCTTTATCCCCCTTCCTGCTGGCGAGCTGTAGCGTCTACAACCAGTTTGTCGAACGTATGCAAACCGACACCCTGGCGTACCAGTGCGAAGAGAAACCGCTCACCGTGAAGCTCAATAATCCTCGTCAGGAAGTCAGTTTTGTCTACGACAACAAGCTGCTGACGCTCAAGCAGGGGATGTCTGCCTCCGGCACCCGTTACAGCGATGGGGTGTATGTGTTCTGGTCGAAAGGCGACAGCGCGACGGTCTACAAGCGCGATCGCATCGTGCTGAACAATTGTCAGATCGAAAATCCGAAGCGTTGA
- the tyrS gene encoding tyrosine--tRNA ligase codes for MASSNLIKQLQERGLVAQVTDEEALAERLAQGPIALYCGFDPTADSLHLGHLVPLLCLKRFQLAGHKPVALVGGATGLIGDPSFKAAERKLNTADTVQEWVDKIRKQVAPFLDFDCGENSAIAANNYDWFGGMNVLTFLRDIGKHFSVNQMINKEAVKQRLNRDDQGISFTEFSYNLLQGYDFACLNNLHGVSLQIGGSDQWGNITSGIDLTRRLHQNQVFGLTVPLITKADGTKFGKTEGGAVWLDPKKTSPYKFYQFWINTADADVYRFLKFFTFMDLEEINALEEEDKNSGKAPRAQYVLAEQVTKLVHGEEGLAAAKRITASLFNGTLSDLSEADFEQLAQDGVPMVEMEKGADLMQALVDSELQPSRGQARKTIASNAITINGEKQSNEEYTFVDSDRLFGRYTLLRRGKKNYCLICWK; via the coding sequence ATGGCAAGCAGTAACTTGATTAAACAATTGCAAGAGCGGGGGCTGGTAGCCCAGGTGACGGACGAGGAAGCGTTAGCAGAGCGACTGGCGCAAGGCCCGATCGCGCTCTATTGCGGCTTCGATCCTACCGCCGACAGCTTGCATTTGGGGCATCTGGTTCCATTGTTATGCCTGAAACGCTTCCAGCTGGCAGGCCATAAGCCTGTGGCGCTGGTCGGTGGCGCAACGGGTCTGATTGGCGATCCGAGCTTCAAAGCCGCCGAGCGTAAACTGAATACGGCAGACACCGTGCAGGAGTGGGTGGATAAGATCCGCAAACAGGTCGCCCCGTTCCTCGATTTCGACTGTGGTGAAAACTCAGCGATCGCCGCTAACAACTACGACTGGTTTGGCGGCATGAACGTGCTGACCTTCCTGCGTGATATCGGCAAGCACTTCTCCGTTAATCAGATGATCAACAAAGAAGCGGTGAAGCAGCGTCTGAACCGTGACGACCAGGGCATCTCGTTCACCGAGTTCTCTTATAACCTGCTGCAGGGTTATGACTTCGCCTGCCTGAACAATCTGCACGGCGTATCCCTGCAAATTGGCGGCTCCGATCAGTGGGGCAACATCACCTCCGGTATCGATCTGACCCGTCGTCTGCACCAGAACCAGGTCTTTGGTCTGACCGTGCCGCTGATCACCAAAGCCGACGGCACCAAGTTCGGTAAAACCGAGGGCGGCGCAGTATGGCTCGATCCGAAGAAAACCAGCCCGTACAAGTTCTACCAGTTCTGGATCAACACCGCGGATGCTGACGTTTATCGCTTCCTGAAGTTCTTCACCTTTATGGATCTGGAAGAGATCAACGCCCTGGAAGAAGAAGACAAGAACAGCGGCAAAGCCCCGCGCGCCCAGTACGTGCTGGCGGAGCAGGTCACGAAGCTGGTTCACGGCGAAGAGGGCCTGGCGGCTGCGAAGCGTATTACTGCCAGCCTGTTCAACGGTACCCTGAGCGATCTGAGCGAAGCTGACTTCGAACAGCTGGCGCAGGATGGCGTGCCGATGGTGGAGATGGAGAAAGGGGCTGACCTGATGCAGGCGCTGGTAGACTCCGAGCTGCAACCATCCCGTGGTCAGGCGCGTAAAACTATCGCCTCAAACGCCATCACCATTAACGGCGAAAAACAGTCCAACGAGGAGTATACCTTCGTGGACAGCGATCGCCTGTTTGGCCGCTACACCTTACTGCGTCGCGGCAAAAAGAATTACTGTCTGATCTGCTGGAAGTAA
- the pdxY gene encoding pyridoxal kinase PdxY, which yields MKNILAIQSHVVFGHAGNSAAEFPMRRLGANVWPLNTVQFSNHTQYGKWTGCVMPPAHLTEIVQGIAEIDKLKTCDAVLSGYLGSAEQGEHILGIVRQVKAANPAAKYFCDPVMGHPEKGCIVAPGVAEFHVRHALPASDIIAPNLIELEILCEHPVNSVEEAIAASRELIAQGPEIVLVKHLARAGISPDRFEMLLVTKDEAWHISRPLVDFGSRQPVGVGDVTSGLLLVKLLQGATVRDALEHVTAAVYEIMIATKDMQEYELQVVAAQDRIANPEHLFSATQL from the coding sequence ATGAAGAATATCCTCGCCATCCAGTCCCACGTCGTGTTTGGGCATGCTGGCAACAGCGCCGCTGAATTTCCGATGCGTCGTCTCGGGGCCAACGTCTGGCCGCTAAATACCGTTCAGTTTTCCAATCATACGCAATACGGCAAGTGGACCGGTTGCGTGATGCCGCCTGCTCATCTGACAGAGATTGTCCAGGGCATCGCGGAGATCGACAAACTTAAAACCTGTGACGCCGTGCTGAGCGGCTATCTGGGGTCTGCCGAGCAGGGCGAGCATATTCTGGGGATTGTCCGTCAGGTCAAGGCGGCCAACCCGGCGGCGAAATACTTCTGCGATCCGGTGATGGGTCACCCGGAGAAGGGCTGCATCGTGGCACCTGGCGTCGCGGAATTCCATGTCCGTCATGCCTTACCGGCCAGCGACATTATCGCCCCTAACCTTATCGAGCTGGAGATCCTCTGCGAACATCCGGTCAACAGTGTGGAAGAGGCGATTGCCGCATCCCGGGAACTGATTGCGCAGGGGCCGGAGATCGTGCTGGTGAAGCACCTGGCGCGCGCCGGGATCAGCCCGGACCGCTTTGAGATGCTGCTGGTGACCAAAGACGAAGCCTGGCACATCAGTCGTCCGCTGGTGGATTTCGGCAGCCGTCAGCCGGTGGGGGTGGGGGATGTCACCAGCGGTCTGCTGCTGGTGAAACTGCTGCAGGGGGCAACGGTGCGCGATGCACTCGAGCACGTCACGGCGGCGGTGTATGAAATCATGATTGCCACCAAAGATATGCAGGAGTATGAGCTGCAGGTGGTGGCCGCTCAGGATCGGATTGCGAATCCGGAGCACCTTTTCAGCGCGACACAGCTATAA
- the pdxH gene encoding pyridoxamine 5'-phosphate oxidase: MSDNDELQNIAHLRREYTKGGLRRQDLPAEPLALFEHWLKQACDARLADPTAMVVATVDEQGQPYQRIVLLKHYDEKGLVFYTNLGSRKAHHLENNPRISLLFPWHMLERQVMVTGTVERLSTLEVVKYFHSRPRDSQIGAWVSKQSSRISARGVLESKFLELKQKFQQGEVPLPSFWGGFRVSVQQMEFWQGGEHRLHDRFLYQRDNGAWKIDRLAP, translated from the coding sequence ATGTCAGATAACGACGAATTGCAGAACATCGCGCACCTCCGGCGCGAATACACCAAAGGCGGCCTGCGTCGCCAGGATCTCCCCGCCGAGCCGCTAGCGCTGTTTGAGCACTGGCTGAAACAGGCCTGCGATGCCCGCCTGGCCGATCCCACCGCGATGGTCGTCGCTACGGTCGACGAACAGGGTCAACCTTACCAGCGCATTGTGCTGCTCAAGCATTACGATGAGAAAGGGCTGGTGTTCTACACCAACCTCGGCAGCCGCAAGGCGCACCACCTCGAAAACAACCCGCGCATCAGCCTGCTCTTCCCCTGGCATATGCTGGAGCGCCAGGTGATGGTCACTGGCACCGTCGAGCGTCTCTCCACCCTCGAAGTGGTGAAGTATTTCCACAGCCGTCCGCGCGACAGCCAGATTGGCGCCTGGGTCTCGAAACAGTCGAGCCGCATCTCTGCCCGCGGCGTGCTGGAGAGCAAATTCCTCGAGCTGAAACAGAAGTTCCAGCAGGGCGAAGTCCCTCTGCCGAGTTTCTGGGGCGGTTTCCGCGTCTCCGTTCAGCAGATGGAGTTCTGGCAGGGCGGTGAACATCGTCTGCACGACCGCTTTTTATACCAGCGCGATAACGGTGCCTGGAAAATCGATCGTCTCGCACCCTAA
- a CDS encoding HlyD family secretion protein, producing the protein MKTIKYFSSLLVLALALIAGWWLWNYYMQSPWTRDGKVRAEQVSVTPQVSGTITRLQVKDNQFVHAGEVLFQIDETPYHIAVLNAEAQLAKSQSDLAKANNEANRRRHLSQNYISAEDLDTANINVKAMQASVAVAEATLKQAQWQLTQTVVKAPVDGWVTNLSTRPGDYATTGQPVFALVDSHSFYVVGYFEETKLRHIREGAPAQIVLYSGSRTLQGHVSSIGRAIYDQSVETDSGLVPDVKPNIPWVRLAQRIPVRIAFDQLPTDLTLVSGTTCTVSIGTAR; encoded by the coding sequence GTGAAAACAATTAAATATTTTTCATCATTACTTGTGCTGGCCCTGGCGCTGATCGCCGGCTGGTGGCTATGGAATTATTACATGCAGTCGCCATGGACCCGTGACGGCAAGGTGCGCGCCGAGCAGGTGAGCGTTACCCCGCAGGTCTCCGGCACCATCACCCGGCTGCAGGTTAAAGATAACCAGTTTGTCCACGCGGGTGAGGTCCTGTTTCAGATCGATGAGACCCCTTATCACATCGCAGTCCTCAACGCGGAAGCCCAGCTGGCGAAGTCCCAGTCCGATCTGGCGAAAGCCAATAACGAGGCCAACCGTCGCCGCCATCTGTCGCAGAACTATATCTCCGCCGAAGATCTGGATACCGCCAATATCAACGTCAAAGCGATGCAGGCCAGCGTCGCGGTAGCTGAAGCCACGCTCAAGCAGGCCCAGTGGCAGCTGACCCAGACGGTGGTCAAAGCCCCGGTTGATGGCTGGGTCACCAATCTCTCCACCCGTCCAGGCGATTACGCCACCACCGGCCAGCCGGTCTTCGCCCTGGTCGACAGCCATTCGTTTTACGTGGTGGGCTATTTTGAGGAGACCAAACTGCGGCATATCCGCGAGGGTGCCCCGGCGCAGATCGTCCTCTACAGCGGATCGAGAACCTTGCAGGGGCATGTCTCCAGTATCGGACGCGCCATCTACGATCAGAGCGTAGAGACCGATTCCGGCCTGGTACCCGACGTGAAACCGAATATTCCCTGGGTGCGGCTGGCGCAGCGCATTCCGGTGCGTATCGCCTTTGATCAGCTGCCGACGGACCTGACGCTGGTCTCCGGCACCACCTGCACCGTCTCCATCGGAACCGCCCGGTGA
- a CDS encoding GGDEF domain-containing protein produces the protein MVAMSRHIKNNYVQFFLGCFIVIGVLHALTVGLEEKVTSFSPLLFPMLTIFLLVFHLFIACFMVMKYWCDRQRLYLLAFAFAYIGSAMLMMGTLSSFPAWLDMYQFNVVNYNDAMIFFTFRHLLMSVLFIASALLYFIRNRPLSKTFHLLFIAGATIFTAAMVWLAWIYSSYSPLLSLDLVDNETRQYMLLWKQEINTVLILCWVVSLATLMIITRVRNMFWVGGNFLCVCYIATLAMLFLGGHAEDITWYRARLFETVATLLIIFVLLYDVFNLYRDSHLKYQQSYQNSIRDPLTRLYNRSYFYDALNQSLRKANEIHPVSVIVSDLDRFKRINDNYGHLQGDKVLQFVAQLLMDSVRPQDIAARIGGEEFVLMLTHTSSDAARQVAERVRLKLSGFDRTSSGGQLPEPITISMGVFTATSSKTSAEECVECADKAMYEAKETGRNRVVVFR, from the coding sequence ATGGTTGCGATGAGTCGTCATATTAAAAATAATTATGTTCAGTTCTTTCTGGGATGCTTTATTGTCATCGGGGTTTTACACGCGTTAACTGTCGGGCTTGAAGAAAAAGTCACCTCCTTTTCACCCCTTTTATTTCCGATGCTGACCATTTTTTTACTGGTCTTTCATCTCTTTATTGCCTGTTTCATGGTGATGAAATACTGGTGTGACAGACAGCGTTTATATCTGCTCGCCTTTGCCTTCGCCTACATCGGCTCTGCGATGCTAATGATGGGGACGCTTTCCAGCTTCCCGGCGTGGCTGGACATGTACCAGTTCAACGTGGTGAACTACAACGACGCGATGATCTTCTTCACGTTCCGTCACCTGCTGATGTCTGTGCTGTTTATCGCCTCGGCCCTGCTGTACTTTATTCGTAACAGACCCCTTTCAAAGACATTTCATCTCTTATTTATAGCCGGGGCGACAATCTTTACTGCTGCGATGGTGTGGCTGGCATGGATATATTCGAGCTATTCACCGTTACTATCATTAGATTTGGTTGATAATGAAACCCGGCAATATATGTTGCTGTGGAAACAAGAAATAAACACTGTTTTAATCCTGTGTTGGGTTGTTTCATTAGCAACACTGATGATTATTACCCGCGTGCGCAATATGTTTTGGGTCGGCGGTAATTTTTTGTGCGTCTGTTATATCGCGACCCTTGCTATGCTTTTTTTGGGCGGTCACGCCGAAGACATTACCTGGTATCGCGCGCGGTTATTTGAAACCGTCGCTACCCTGCTGATTATTTTCGTCCTGCTGTATGACGTATTTAATCTGTACCGTGATTCGCATCTGAAGTATCAACAGTCGTACCAGAATTCGATTCGCGATCCTCTTACCCGTCTCTACAATCGCAGCTATTTTTACGACGCGCTGAACCAGTCGCTTCGCAAGGCAAATGAGATCCACCCGGTCTCGGTTATCGTCAGCGATCTGGATCGTTTTAAGCGGATTAACGATAACTACGGACACCTGCAGGGGGATAAAGTATTACAGTTCGTCGCTCAACTGCTGATGGATTCAGTACGGCCCCAGGATATTGCAGCGCGCATTGGCGGGGAAGAGTTTGTGCTGATGTTAACCCATACCTCTTCCGACGCTGCACGGCAGGTTGCCGAGCGGGTACGGTTAAAACTGAGCGGCTTTGACAGAACCAGCTCCGGGGGGCAACTTCCCGAGCCGATTACCATCAGTATGGGCGTGTTTACCGCCACCTCGTCGAAAACCAGCGCGGAAGAGTGCGTCGAATGCGCCGATAAGGCGATGTACGAGGCAAAAGAGACCGGGCGCAACCGGGTAGTGGTGTTCCGGTAA
- the slyA gene encoding transcriptional regulator SlyA translates to MKLESPLGSDLARLVRIWRALIDHRLKPLELTQTHWVTLHNIHQLPPDQSQIQLAKAIGIEQPSLVRTLDQLEEKGLISRQTCASDRRAKRIKLTEKATPIITEMEAVISKTRGEILSGISPAELELLISLVARLESNIHELQSRD, encoded by the coding sequence ATGAAATTGGAATCGCCATTAGGTTCTGATCTGGCAAGGTTAGTACGCATCTGGCGTGCTCTGATTGACCATCGCCTGAAACCTCTGGAGTTGACACAGACGCATTGGGTTACGCTGCATAATATCCATCAGCTGCCGCCCGACCAGTCACAGATCCAACTGGCAAAAGCGATTGGCATCGAGCAGCCATCACTGGTACGAACGCTCGATCAACTGGAAGAGAAGGGCCTGATTTCACGTCAGACCTGTGCCAGCGATCGTCGTGCCAAGCGGATTAAACTTACCGAGAAAGCCACACCGATTATCACTGAGATGGAAGCCGTAATCAGCAAAACGCGCGGTGAAATTCTCTCCGGGATCAGCCCCGCTGAACTGGAACTGCTGATCTCGCTGGTCGCCCGGCTGGAAAGTAATATCCACGAGTTGCAGTCCCGTGACTGA
- the slyB gene encoding outer membrane lipoprotein SlyB, with amino-acid sequence MILRVLAVSLVGFTLAGCVNDSSLSGDVYSASEAKQVQQVTYGTIVNARPVQIQGGDENNVIGALGGAVLGGFLGNTVGGGTGRSLATAAGAVAGGVAGQGVQGSMNKSQGVELEIRKDDGSTIMVVQKQGNTRFAAGQRVVLASNGSQVTVSPR; translated from the coding sequence ATGATTTTACGTGTACTGGCCGTTTCGCTGGTTGGATTCACACTGGCTGGCTGTGTTAATGATAGCTCCCTCTCCGGGGATGTTTACAGTGCCTCTGAGGCGAAACAGGTACAGCAAGTCACCTACGGCACCATTGTGAACGCGCGCCCGGTGCAGATTCAGGGTGGTGACGAGAACAACGTTATCGGTGCCCTCGGCGGTGCGGTACTGGGTGGTTTCCTCGGTAATACCGTGGGTGGCGGCACGGGTCGTTCGCTGGCGACTGCGGCAGGTGCTGTAGCTGGTGGCGTAGCCGGTCAGGGCGTTCAGGGTTCTATGAACAAATCCCAGGGCGTTGAGTTAGAGATCCGCAAAGATGATGGCAGCACCATCATGGTAGTGCAGAAACAGGGCAACACCCGCTTTGCCGCAGGCCAACGCGTTGTACTGGCCAGCAATGGCAGCCAGGTGACCGTTTCCCCGCGCTAA
- the nth gene encoding endonuclease III, whose product MNKEKRLTILQRLRDNNPHPTTELNFTSPFELLIAVLLSAQATDVSVNKATAKLYPVANTPQAMLALGVEGVKSYIKTIGLFNSKAENVIKTCRMLLELHGGEVPEDRAALEALPGVGRKTANVVLNTVFGWPTIAVDTHIFRVCNRTQFAPGMNVELVEEKLLKVVPAEFKVDCHHWLILHGRYTCIARKPRCGSCIIEDLCEYKEKTDL is encoded by the coding sequence ATGAACAAAGAGAAGCGTTTAACCATTTTGCAGCGCCTGCGGGATAACAACCCGCACCCGACGACCGAGCTGAACTTTACCTCACCGTTTGAACTGCTGATTGCCGTCCTGCTCTCCGCACAGGCCACCGACGTGAGCGTGAATAAAGCCACCGCGAAACTCTACCCGGTTGCCAACACGCCCCAGGCGATGCTGGCGCTGGGCGTCGAGGGTGTGAAATCGTACATCAAGACCATCGGGCTGTTTAACAGCAAAGCCGAGAACGTGATCAAGACCTGCCGTATGCTGCTTGAGCTGCACGGTGGCGAGGTGCCGGAAGATCGCGCCGCGCTGGAAGCCCTGCCCGGCGTCGGGCGGAAAACCGCCAACGTGGTGCTCAATACCGTCTTTGGCTGGCCGACCATCGCCGTGGATACCCATATCTTCCGCGTCTGCAACCGCACCCAATTCGCCCCCGGCATGAACGTCGAGCTGGTGGAAGAGAAGCTGCTGAAGGTGGTGCCAGCAGAGTTTAAGGTCGACTGCCATCACTGGCTGATCCTGCACGGGCGCTACACCTGCATTGCCCGTAAGCCGCGCTGCGGCTCCTGCATTATCGAAGATCTCTGTGAATATAAAGAGAAAACCGACCTCTGA
- the anmK gene encoding anhydro-N-acetylmuramic acid kinase encodes MKSGRYIGVMSGTSLDGVDVVLAAIDENMVAQQASLSWPIPPETKQAILNICQGQQLTLSQLGQLDTQLGRLFGDAVLALMKQEDLRPQDVVAIGCHGQTVWHEPGGEAPHTLQIGDNNQIVAKTGVTVVGDFRRRDMALGGQGAPLVPAFHHALLAHPTERRMVLNIGGIANLSLLIPGQPVRGFDTGPGNMLMDAWIWRQAGKPYDKDAEWACSGKVIIPLLQNMLCDPYFAAPAPKSTGREYFNYGWLERQLANFPGLAAQDVQATLAELTAVSVSEQVLLSGGCDRLLVCGGGSRNPLLMARLAGLLPGTEVSTTDKAGISGDDMEALAFAWLAWRTVAGLPGNLPSVTGAREASVLGAVFPANPRQNQS; translated from the coding sequence ATGAAATCGGGTCGCTATATTGGCGTAATGTCAGGAACCAGTCTGGATGGCGTGGATGTCGTTCTCGCGGCAATCGACGAGAATATGGTGGCACAGCAGGCAAGCCTGAGCTGGCCCATTCCCCCGGAAACAAAACAAGCGATCCTGAATATCTGTCAGGGGCAACAGCTGACCCTCTCTCAGCTGGGGCAGCTGGATACCCAACTGGGCCGTCTGTTCGGTGACGCGGTACTGGCGCTGATGAAACAGGAAGATCTGCGCCCTCAGGATGTCGTGGCGATCGGCTGTCATGGCCAGACGGTCTGGCATGAGCCGGGCGGGGAAGCACCGCATACCCTGCAGATTGGCGATAACAACCAGATTGTGGCCAAAACCGGCGTGACGGTGGTGGGCGATTTCCGCCGTCGGGATATGGCGCTCGGCGGGCAGGGCGCGCCGCTGGTCCCGGCCTTCCACCACGCGCTGCTTGCCCACCCGACGGAGCGCCGCATGGTGCTCAATATTGGCGGCATCGCCAATCTCTCCTTATTGATCCCGGGGCAGCCGGTACGCGGTTTCGACACCGGGCCGGGGAATATGTTGATGGACGCCTGGATCTGGCGTCAGGCGGGCAAACCTTACGATAAAGACGCCGAGTGGGCGTGTAGCGGTAAGGTCATCATCCCGCTGCTGCAGAATATGCTGTGCGATCCCTATTTCGCCGCCCCGGCACCGAAGAGCACCGGCCGGGAGTATTTCAACTACGGCTGGCTGGAGCGCCAGCTGGCGAACTTCCCGGGCCTGGCAGCCCAGGACGTGCAGGCCACGCTGGCCGAGCTCACCGCCGTCTCGGTGTCGGAACAGGTGTTGCTGAGCGGCGGCTGCGATCGTCTGCTGGTGTGCGGCGGCGGCAGCCGTAACCCGCTGCTGATGGCGCGACTTGCCGGTCTGCTGCCGGGTACGGAGGTGAGTACAACCGATAAGGCCGGGATCAGCGGCGATGATATGGAAGCCCTGGCCTTTGCCTGGCTGGCGTGGCGAACAGTGGCGGGTCTGCCGGGGAACCTGCCTTCCGTCACCGGGGCACGTGAAGCCAGCGTGTTAGGCGCTGTTTTTCCAGCCAATCCGCGGCAAAATCAGAGTTAA
- the dtpA gene encoding dipeptide/tripeptide permease DtpA: MSTANNKPAEESVSLNAFKQPKSFYLIFSIELWERFGYYGLQGIMAVYLVKQLGMSEADSITLFSSFSALVYGLVAIGGWLGDKVLGTKRVILLGAIVLAIGYGLVAWSGHDAAVVYMGMATIAVGNGLFKANPSSLLSTCYKKDDPRLDGAFTMYYMSINIGSFFSMLATPWLAAQFGWSVAFALSFVGMLITVVNFLFCRSWVKDYGSKPDFAPVQMGKLLATIVGVVILVAVATWLLHNQGIARAVLGVVALGIICIFAKEAFSMQGAARRKMIVAFILMVEAICFFVLYSQMPTSLNFFAIRNVEHSILGIAFEPEQFQALNPFWIMVGSPILAAIYNKMGDRLPMPHKFAVGMVLCSGAFLVLPLGAKFASDAGIVSVNWLILSYALQSIGELMISGLGLAMVAQLVPQRLMGFIMGSWFLTTAGAAIIAGKIANLMAVPSDVTDPLQSLHVYGDVFLQIGIATAVIAVLMLLTAPKLNRMTQDDDTTAKASKTATA; encoded by the coding sequence GTGTCTACTGCAAACAATAAACCAGCTGAGGAAAGCGTAAGTCTTAACGCTTTCAAACAACCGAAATCGTTCTATCTCATTTTCTCCATTGAGCTGTGGGAACGTTTTGGTTACTACGGTCTGCAAGGGATCATGGCGGTTTACCTGGTTAAACAACTGGGTATGTCCGAAGCTGATTCCATCACGCTGTTCTCTTCTTTCAGTGCTCTGGTGTACGGCCTGGTCGCAATTGGCGGCTGGCTGGGTGATAAAGTTCTGGGTACCAAACGTGTGATTCTGCTGGGCGCCATCGTTCTGGCGATCGGTTACGGTCTGGTTGCCTGGTCTGGTCACGATGCTGCTGTGGTGTACATGGGTATGGCGACCATCGCGGTCGGTAACGGCCTGTTCAAGGCGAACCCATCTTCCCTGCTCTCGACCTGCTATAAGAAAGATGACCCGCGTCTGGACGGTGCATTCACCATGTACTACATGTCCATCAACATCGGTTCTTTCTTCTCTATGCTGGCAACGCCGTGGCTGGCCGCGCAGTTCGGCTGGAGCGTGGCGTTTGCCCTGAGCTTCGTCGGGATGCTGATCACCGTGGTGAACTTCCTGTTCTGCCGCAGCTGGGTCAAGGACTACGGTTCCAAGCCTGACTTCGCGCCGGTACAGATGGGCAAACTGCTGGCGACTATCGTTGGCGTGGTGATTCTGGTTGCCGTTGCGACCTGGCTGCTGCACAACCAGGGTATCGCGCGTGCGGTGCTGGGCGTGGTTGCGCTGGGTATTATCTGCATCTTCGCCAAAGAAGCTTTCTCTATGCAGGGTGCTGCCCGTCGTAAGATGATCGTGGCCTTCATCCTGATGGTTGAAGCAATTTGCTTCTTCGTGCTCTACAGCCAGATGCCAACGTCCCTGAACTTCTTCGCGATTCGTAACGTTGAGCACTCTATCCTCGGTATCGCGTTCGAACCTGAGCAGTTCCAGGCCCTGAACCCGTTCTGGATCATGGTGGGTAGCCCGATTCTGGCCGCTATCTACAACAAGATGGGCGACCGCCTGCCAATGCCGCACAAGTTCGCGGTAGGTATGGTGCTGTGCTCCGGTGCCTTCCTGGTACTGCCGCTGGGCGCGAAATTCGCCAGCGACGCCGGTATCGTCTCCGTTAACTGGCTGATCCTGAGCTACGCCCTGCAGTCTATCGGTGAGCTGATGATCTCCGGTCTGGGCCTGGCAATGGTTGCTCAGCTGGTGCCACAGCGTCTGATGGGCTTCATCATGGGTAGCTGGTTCCTGACCACTGCCGGTGCTGCAATCATCGCCGGTAAGATTGCTAACCTGATGGCCGTGCCATCTGACGTTACCGATCCGCTGCAGTCTCTGCATGTCTACGGCGACGTATTCCTGCAGATCGGTATCGCCACCGCGGTTATCGCCGTGCTGATGCTGCTGACCGCACCGAAACTGAATCGCATGACTCAGGACGACGACACGACCGCCAAAGCGAGCAAAACCGCGACCGCGTAA
- a CDS encoding DUF1656 domain-containing protein has product MNFTFNATGLPLQDLIVGASVYFPPLFKAVMLGFIIWLVTHRLLRDWMYSGEIWHPMLMDLSLFVLAVCLSLTLLIVW; this is encoded by the coding sequence GTGAATTTCACGTTTAATGCCACGGGGTTACCGCTTCAGGATTTGATTGTCGGCGCCTCGGTGTACTTTCCCCCCTTATTCAAGGCGGTAATGCTGGGTTTTATTATCTGGCTTGTCACCCACCGCTTGCTGCGTGACTGGATGTATTCCGGTGAAATCTGGCACCCAATGTTGATGGATCTGTCGCTGTTTGTGTTGGCGGTGTGCCTGAGTCTGACTCTGTTGATTGTGTGGTGA